A stretch of the Fusobacterium varium genome encodes the following:
- a CDS encoding putative transcriptional repressor, whose product MKCPFCNSEDTKVVDSRSFMDGYSIKRRRECIKCEKRFTTFEKVEETPLYIVKKDKRRDRFDRNKLMRGLVAATVKRNISRESLETFVLEIEKTIQNSLRGEITTQELGEMVMERLKSIDQVAYVRFASVYKEFNDIKSFIEIVENINKDSDKKD is encoded by the coding sequence ATGAAATGTCCATTTTGTAATTCTGAAGATACAAAAGTAGTAGATAGCCGTTCTTTTATGGATGGATATTCAATAAAAAGACGTCGTGAGTGTATAAAATGCGAAAAGAGATTCACTACTTTTGAAAAAGTAGAGGAAACTCCTTTATACATAGTGAAAAAGGATAAAAGAAGAGATAGATTTGATAGAAATAAGCTTATGAGAGGGCTTGTAGCAGCTACAGTCAAGAGAAATATAAGCAGAGAGAGCCTTGAAACTTTTGTTCTTGAAATAGAAAAAACTATCCAAAATTCACTGAGAGGGGAAATTACAACTCAAGAATTAGGAGAAATGGTAATGGAAAGGCTGAAAAGCATAGATCAAGTAGCATATGTAAGATTTGCTTCAGTTTATAAAGAATTTAATGATATAAAATCTTTTATAGAAATTGTAGAAAATATAAATAAAGATAGTGATAAAAAAGATTAG
- the folD gene encoding Bifunctional protein FolD protein, translating into MILDGKNISSQIKEELKKELLEIKNKTGLVPGFAIVMVGENPASKIYVNSKIKGCKEIGIECFPHFLPEDVSEKKLLETIDELNNDSKIDGMLVQLPLPKHIDENKVIQKIALEKDVDGFKPENLGLLFLGSKASLKPCTPLGIMELLKKYSIELQGKDVIIIGRSNIVGKPMAGFFINAGATVTVCNSKTKNLKEKTKNADILVVAIGTAKFITEDMVKNGAVIIDVGINRTEDGLFGDVDFKEVEKKASYITPVPGGVGPMTVAMLFHNTVQAFKNNRGI; encoded by the coding sequence ATGATATTAGATGGAAAGAATATCTCTTCTCAAATAAAAGAAGAGCTAAAAAAGGAATTATTGGAAATAAAAAATAAAACTGGGCTTGTACCTGGATTTGCAATAGTGATGGTTGGAGAAAATCCAGCATCAAAAATATATGTAAATTCAAAAATAAAAGGTTGCAAAGAGATAGGGATAGAATGTTTTCCACATTTTCTTCCAGAAGATGTAAGTGAGAAAAAATTATTGGAAACAATAGATGAACTTAATAATGATAGTAAAATAGATGGAATGCTTGTACAGTTGCCACTTCCAAAACATATAGATGAAAATAAGGTTATACAAAAGATTGCTTTAGAAAAAGATGTGGATGGATTTAAACCTGAAAATTTAGGATTACTTTTTTTAGGAAGTAAAGCTTCGTTAAAACCATGTACTCCATTAGGAATAATGGAACTATTAAAAAAATATTCAATAGAGCTGCAGGGAAAAGATGTTATAATTATAGGAAGAAGCAACATAGTAGGAAAACCTATGGCAGGATTTTTTATAAATGCAGGAGCAACAGTTACAGTATGTAACAGCAAAACAAAAAATCTAAAAGAAAAAACAAAAAATGCAGATATACTAGTAGTAGCAATTGGAACTGCTAAATTTATAACAGAGGACATGGTAAAAAATGGAGCAGTAATTATAGATGTTGGAATAAATAGAACAGAAGATGGACTTTTTGGAGATGTAGATTTTAAAGAAGTTGAAAAGAAAGCATCATACATAACTCCAGTTCCAG
- the fmt gene encoding methionyl-tRNA formyltransferase, with translation MRILFMGTPEFAVPCFDVLNSKYEIIGAFTKVDKPNMRGKKIKFTPVKEYAIEHNIPVYQPNSLKTEEIQNTIKELNPDLIVVVAYGKLLPKEIIDIPKYGVINVHSSLLPKYRGAAPINAALIHGEKESGVTIMYIAEELDAGDMILSVSTEIKDEDNFLTLHDRLKDLGAEALLKAVKLIEKKEAPRVVQNHSEATFVKPFKKEDCKIDWNKSEREIFNFVRGMNPFPSAYTVLNDKIFKIYGVKENFKSYDEGAVGEVVDIKKGAGVIVKTGNGSVILTEVKPENKKLLSGADIINGNVLKKGDKLN, from the coding sequence ATGAGAATACTTTTTATGGGAACTCCTGAATTTGCAGTTCCCTGTTTTGATGTATTAAACTCAAAATATGAGATAATAGGTGCTTTTACAAAAGTAGATAAACCAAATATGAGAGGAAAAAAAATAAAATTTACTCCAGTAAAAGAATATGCTATAGAGCATAATATACCTGTATATCAACCCAACAGCTTAAAAACTGAGGAAATTCAAAATACAATCAAAGAATTAAATCCAGATTTGATTGTAGTAGTAGCTTATGGAAAGCTGCTTCCTAAAGAAATAATAGATATACCAAAGTATGGAGTTATAAATGTTCACTCATCTCTTCTTCCTAAATATAGAGGAGCAGCACCTATAAATGCGGCTTTGATACATGGAGAAAAGGAATCAGGAGTAACTATAATGTATATTGCCGAAGAGTTAGATGCAGGGGATATGATACTCAGCGTTTCAACTGAAATAAAAGATGAGGATAATTTTCTAACTCTTCATGATAGATTGAAAGATTTAGGAGCTGAAGCTCTTTTAAAAGCAGTGAAGCTTATAGAGAAAAAAGAAGCTCCAAGAGTTGTTCAAAATCATTCAGAAGCAACTTTTGTAAAGCCTTTTAAAAAAGAGGATTGTAAAATAGATTGGAATAAAAGTGAAAGAGAAATATTTAATTTCGTAAGAGGTATGAACCCTTTTCCAAGTGCATATACAGTCTTGAATGATAAAATATTTAAAATATATGGTGTAAAAGAAAATTTTAAAAGTTATGATGAAGGAGCAGTTGGGGAAGTAGTAGATATAAAAAAAGGTGCGGGAGTCATTGTAAAAACCGGAAATGGAAGTGTGATACTGACAGAAGTGAAACCTGAGAATAAAAAACTATTAAGTGGAGCAGATATTATAAATGGAAATGTGCTTAAAAAAGGAGATAAGTTAAATTAA
- a CDS encoding putative PTS sugar transporter → MINIVKITDYMSEDLISLNLKSKNKEDVLMELAELIGVSPDVNNAGNAIYKALVEREKLGSTGIGKGVAIPHAKTDAAEKLTIAFGISNEKIDFKALDNENVNLFFVFASPIKDSQVYLKVLARISRLIREESFRNELLACKTPKEVLECINNKESI, encoded by the coding sequence ATGATTAATATAGTAAAGATCACTGATTACATGTCAGAAGACTTAATATCTCTTAATCTAAAATCAAAAAATAAAGAGGATGTTTTAATGGAGCTTGCAGAGCTTATTGGAGTGTCTCCTGATGTGAATAATGCTGGAAATGCTATATACAAAGCATTAGTAGAGAGAGAAAAATTAGGTAGTACAGGAATTGGAAAAGGAGTGGCTATTCCCCATGCCAAAACCGATGCTGCTGAAAAATTAACAATAGCATTTGGTATAAGTAATGAAAAAATAGATTTTAAAGCTTTGGATAATGAAAATGTAAATCTGTTCTTTGTATTTGCTTCACCTATCAAAGACAGTCAGGTATATTTAAAGGTTTTAGCAAGAATATCAAGGCTGATAAGAGAAGAAAGTTTTAGAAATGAACTGCTTGCTTGTAAAACGCCTAAAGAAGTTTTAGAATGTATAAATAATAAAGAATCAATATAG
- a CDS encoding DNA repair protein RecO translates to MKFFDSNGIVINKKDFGEADRYITIFTETFGKVNVIVKGIRKSKRREQSSTDILALSKFTFYKKGENFILSNLITIDSFSEIKENIEVLGIGLYITSVLNSILVDNNRKKELFSLTLKSLNFLKKSDNEKKNYILTAFYLFKVIKDEGLGISIGEGYCFSFERSTFLIEGTEGFFKVSPKEKEIVEKFLNEKVKSIIEEEYSIKEIKNVIFLFERYLNFHLGIELKLKNYLMGVEND, encoded by the coding sequence ATGAAGTTTTTTGATAGTAATGGAATAGTCATAAATAAAAAGGATTTTGGAGAAGCTGATAGATATATAACTATTTTTACAGAAACATTTGGAAAAGTAAATGTTATAGTGAAAGGTATAAGAAAAAGTAAGAGAAGAGAACAAAGTTCTACTGACATACTAGCTTTATCAAAGTTTACTTTTTATAAAAAAGGAGAAAATTTTATACTTTCTAATTTAATTACAATTGATTCATTTAGCGAGATAAAAGAAAATATAGAAGTATTGGGAATAGGACTGTATATAACTTCTGTACTAAATTCAATTCTTGTAGATAACAATAGAAAAAAAGAGTTATTTTCACTTACTTTGAAAAGTTTAAATTTTTTGAAGAAGAGTGATAATGAAAAAAAAAATTATATATTAACAGCTTTTTATCTTTTTAAAGTAATTAAAGATGAAGGACTAGGGATTTCAATTGGGGAAGGTTATTGTTTTTCTTTTGAAAGAAGTACTTTTTTAATAGAGGGAACAGAAGGATTTTTCAAAGTATCTCCTAAAGAAAAAGAGATAGTGGAAAAATTTTTAAATGAAAAAGTAAAAAGTATTATTGAAGAAGAATACAGTATTAAAGAAATAAAAAATGTAATATTTCTTTTTGAGAGATATTTAAACTTTCATTTAGGAATAGAGCTAAAATTAAAAAATTATTTAATGGGGGTAGAGAATGATTAA